A segment of the Daphnia pulex isolate KAP4 chromosome 10, ASM2113471v1 genome:
TCCATTAAAACccatttcctttatttctAGGTGTTGGAACAGTTAACTGGTCAACAGCCAGTTTTCTCCAAAGCTCGTTATACCGTGCGTTCGTTCGGTATCCGTCGTAATGAAAAGATTGCTGTCCACTGCACTGTTCGTGGAGCCAAGGCTGAGGAGATCCTCGAAAGAGGATTGAAAGTCAGGGAATACGAGTTAAGGAAAGAGAACTTCAGTGATACTGGAAACTTTGGTTTTGGTATTCAAGAACACATTGATCTTGGTATCAAGTACGACCCTTCCATTGGTATCTACGGCCTTGACTTCTATGTTGTCTTGGGACGCCCAGGTACTTCACCCTTTCTACTTCATCTGCACAAGCATCGTCCCTAGATTTACGTTATTAGTATTTCTTGGGAATTATTAATCAAAACGTGCTATAGTAATTCTATTTATTGCAACTCCGGCTCACTTCAACTACTGGGCTAGTTACTAAATAATAGAGATAAATGTCTTGTAATATTCAGGACAATTTAGTCTAATTAATTGTTGTTTGATTCTAGGCTTCAGTGTAGCCGAACGTCGTCGCAAGACCGGCAAAGTTGGATTCCAGCACCGGTTGAAGCGCGAAGATGCCATGAAATGGTTCCAGCAGAAGgtataatcataataatagtCCAAAAATATATGCAATATGTATTGCTGGGGCTATCTTAACAATGATTGAGGATAGGGCTCGCTGTTAATGTTGCTAGATTATGAATGTGTTAAATCGGAATATGTGGCTGAATTGATAGCACAGAATTTCAAGCATACTcctacaaaatatttaatttaatgaagCCGCTTGTTTAACGAcgattctttctttattttacagTACGACGGTATCATCCTCCCCACAAAGAAGGCATGAGCATTGTGTGTACTTCGTTCTGTTGCAAAATACACCGTTTTGCGAAATCcatttgccatttttgtttcttttatgcGTGTCATTTTACAATGGTTTATTAATGAAAGGGaattccattaaaaaataatattcgatAAAAGTTCATTAGTTATAAATTATAAGGGATTATGAATGACCACTAAATACATCCGAAATTgaagtttaattaattttcgcAAGTTTTTAATatcgaaattaaaatttacacaATAAATCGACAACGAATTATCGATAGATAAATCGATTCAACACATTGTTGCCGCTATCAAAATATCTACATATAGAGCAGCTGGCTGGTTATTTACCATTAGCAATTGTGTAGTGTCGTCTGACAGCCGACTTATTCGGACGTGATTAAGCGTGCTCTTAGTATTCAACAAACTTCGATAAGGTATTGACGTTTATCTTTATACGTTATCAGAAAACGCAATTTACTAGTTActtatttataattatttgtaTCCTTAATTCGTTAAGGTAGCATCCATTATTTACACGATAATCTTGATGGCAATGGCCTAGTTTGAAATTACGTAGAAAGGTGTTGACTAACGGTAATctattgttggttttttatCCGATGACAGTCATGGCTCgtggacaacaaaaaatccagTCTCAACAGAAAGCTAATGAGAAAGCTGCAAAAGCCAAGAAGCAACAGGGCCATAGCGCTAGTGATCAGAAAAAAGCTGCCATGGCTGCCCTAGTGCATGTTTGTGCCGTTTGCAAGGTAAATTGTGTTGTAAGATATTTTACgtaatcaaattaataaatttgaatattttgaccAGTCTCAAATGCCAGATCCCAAAACATACAAGCAGCATTTTGAAAACAAGCATCCAAAAAACCCCTTGCCTGCTGATCTACAAGATGTTGTGGCCTAAACCTGACCGAACCTGGCATATTGCAAGATAGGagattccaaaacaaaaaactccTAATTTCATTCATCTTTCAATCCATACTTTTCACATATAATTAGGGTGTGGGAGGAGCTGCCATTCTATACCTCTTGCGTGCCATTTACGACAACGGCATGAGAATAAACCCTTTAAATACTATGCACACGACCAATATCATTTTTACAAGTAACTTTTTTATCTGCAGCTCCATACCTggtgttttccatttt
Coding sequences within it:
- the LOC124205487 gene encoding 60S ribosomal protein L11, which codes for MTATTEQVKRDKSKNQMRELRIRKLCLNICVGESGDRLTRAAKVLEQLTGQQPVFSKARYTVRSFGIRRNEKIAVHCTVRGAKAEEILERGLKVREYELRKENFSDTGNFGFGIQEHIDLGIKYDPSIGIYGLDFYVVLGRPGFSVAERRRKTGKVGFQHRLKREDAMKWFQQKYDGIILPTKKA
- the LOC124205488 gene encoding zinc finger protein 706-like, which codes for MARGQQKIQSQQKANEKAAKAKKQQGHSASDQKKAAMAALVHVCAVCKSQMPDPKTYKQHFENKHPKNPLPADLQDVVA